The Episyrphus balteatus chromosome 3, idEpiBalt1.1, whole genome shotgun sequence genome segment aaaaaatataaacaacaccaattaaaaaaaaaaataaagaaacaaaaaatatcaaaacacttttttttataatttttacttcaaataggtattcccttcaagcaaacaggtccgacctcggtccgaatccgctccgcctgaggcggagctgagtccgacttcggatcagaaactggtccgaaggcggctcaaattagtatggaaattataatcaccgcgaagtcgattgcacatgtattggtgtggtgaaaatctccattccgagaaaacggaggcgaaggcggacctgagtcggagcagcgaaaacctaccagaaagaggaataaaaaagggatgacgtttcgcatttgcgaccaaaaaaagaacaagatttattttttttttcactgaaactgttttattttttaattttattttagcaaacgaaattttcgcaataaatacaatataaaatacaatacattttttttcattttatttcatttgatgctgctgctgttgttggtgttttttttttttagatacccaatcgcatgtttcaccttctggatttgtcttcatcattagagattacatctacaacacaagcagaaacaacactttaatccaaacactttgagcgatatatacaacataccttttttgttttccatattgtttataaatttaatataattgtttatagttAATaatctaacattatacaaacaacgacacgagacacgacgcgaccaaacacttcaacaaaaaataacaaaatgacgctttggttcttgttggccttgtctttcttttccttttctcattttccaCCActattctcgttcgacttttgtgttcatacacaaaaagttgcaagtgtgtgagtgcaaccccgattttcgcggtctgaggtcggagtttctttgttgaactcagttttcttgcttgaagggttataatatattttaatcACAAAGCCACTAAAacgcaataaattaaaattaaaacacacaTTAAAACCACACCGCCATGTttatagtttgttttgtttatgttgtgcgACAAGACCGAATATGTAAAACAgaaggggtattcacgtaaacgcggaaaCCCCGTAGAAACCGTAGAAACTGTAGgattttctatcggtagaaatgagctgtcaaaatttgaatgggaaaaatattccgcaaatcatagaatttcatctcacaaatttgaagcagaaaccgtagaaaaaaaaaatcagataaactttgggtgtgttcaatcacctatcggataggctatctgggattcccgtatctggaatatctttttgaacgcgatttatgtCTTACTATTCAgataactacaaaaaaaatatgttaatattgaaaagagaatattattttatttgagcaaattacattttttttattgttgcatagtatttgcaaaattagcttgacttattttttttaattaaacaagttcaatttgacgtttaacaaacagctgtttgtttcccttgtttacgcaattattttctgctggggtgttcatttaaaccttttgcggaattttctatttttctgcaaagtagaaaattatctcgttacgtgaatacccttagagaaagcactaccttttgacagatttcagatttttgtccaacgaaattttttgggcAGAAAATCGCAAGAAGGGTAAATTATTTTCTCTCTCgcggccattttttttttttgtgaaaaaatgctcaatttcagagtaaagcctggtacgcagctcgcgctaaattttagctcccgtacaaattatcgaaaaaaattatccGAGCTAAAAcgtatcccatacaaattatcgataacttgtatgggaattttatctcggctaaaatttagcgcgagctgcgtaccaggcttaaccaAACAgaaattgggttaaaaaagttgaaaaaagtaaaaatatttccgttttaggcagtacccaaacagacctatttttgacaaacaactgccaaagtgtatgtacagtggtgccaaatattTCAACGGATTTCAAATATTCCGATGctgtttttttgtgcaaaactctataaagagaaacaaaaaaacacacctatgtgccgggctacacggtgatttttcaatcgcctaaccagtcagtttgtaggcaagaggggtgaggattttcctctttttgacgtttgttcctaggaAATGTGAATTGGAAAGTGATTGGacacaacactgtgtagccaggcctaTTCTTATGGCCAATTTTATAAAGCCCttttaatagctgcgttcctttggaaatatttatctactgcttagtacttaaaggtgctttgaactactttttcagtatagcaaaagtagatcaaagtagttttaagtactaagcagtagataaatatttccaaaggaacgcagctaatatgtATGAGCATTAcaaaaaacgtcattcaaaGGCTTAAAAACTTGTTAAATGTTCATGAAACCGGTCATAAGCAAATTTAATCGTGCCATTGTGCATTATGTTTTCTTAAGTTTTGAGTTTGCTacgttttattatttctttcttctaagattttctgtttgtttttttgtctctgtttttatacgtttaataggtatattttataaaactttattttttccctGGTTTCGCTCCCAGAAATATGGTCCCCATCTGTATATGGTACCTAAACAAAATATCTAGTAAAATATTGACCAGTTTCGTATTAAGGGACTGGCATTATTTATAaacctattttaaaaacaagtgAGCGGCGGCACTGTATATCACAATTCTTTACTTTTATGTATGAAAAACGACAGCACTGGTCATCTATTCCAATCAGTTATAAAAAGAAACGCATGGAAATGGAACATTGGAATAAAAAATCGAATCTACTACAATCAAACATTCCATTTTGTATTCATgtactttttttcttgttgcaAAGGAAAAGAAcggtattgtttttttctttcttttcttctgaagaataaatttattatttccggtcgagtttttttaattgatttttagaGTTCTGTGCTCATAATTAAAgctgaatttttaataaaatggatAACCCAACAGAAAACGAAATAACTTGCTATAAAATCATACACAATGATCATTTACCATCATCTCAAgaattatttgaaattgaaaactcCACCATTTCGGCAGAGCAAAGTTTTCCTATTCATGAGGAATACAAGTTGCCAATTGCACGATCTCAATTTGTTTCAGATACAAAAACATTTACCGATGAAATTTTAGAGGATTTGAGGAAATCAAGAATGCGAGCACGTCACATATGTAagtaattttgaattaattaaacatttggTTCATGCAAAagtttaattattatattttttttattttcctctagcggagaagaaaaaactatttttaaaacaaagccAACTATTGTtgggtaatttgaaaaaacgtCGCAAGGCTTTTAATGAGCGATCTAATAAATTCATTGTCGAAGCCCGACGTCATTTGTTGATGTTAAACGAAGAATGCGAAATGATTGCAGAAGAAGCTTATGAAGTTACTAtcgatttaaatgaaatactTGATTCTATGAGGAAataagttatttaatttttcaattttatttattatcttatgatttgttactttttttaataaataaagaatagaaATTCAAAACTTGTTTTACGTGAGACTTCCGATAATCTTTTACCAGATGAAATCGGCAATAACGTAGCTTTAGTGCGAAAGCAACTACATTTAAAATACTTGAAAATATTGGATTGAAGACAATGAGCATTAGGCTGGGTCACAAATTTatggagacattttttttgctgatttttttattgaatagaacaataataaaaagtttggttataatcagactttatcttctgcctccggttgcccagccaagttctctatgaaCTTTGGTCCTAAAACCTTAGGAAAAAACTCAGGCCTTTTTCGAACCATTCttacttttgtttcaataatgtcaaacatttcacactcgttttatttgttaaaatagTCGAAATCAAGCTCCTCAAAAATTTTCATCTACGTAGGATTAATAGTTTCTGTGAAAAAGgccttcaaaaatcgcaaaaagagTAGCTGATTAACTCACTAACACACTAACTAACATATggcaaacttctagttttcatagaaacttgttatggtcattgatcttgaagtacatacaaaaaaaaaaaaatagaaaaattgagattttacattcaattattaaaaagtatacttctAAATAccctagaatcttgaaacttggtagaattgtaGTTAATGCAAAGGAAACATATTGAAACTTACAATTTTCTACCTTGGAGGCGTGGTAtccctttaaaaataataaaagaaagatataatgtttcataaattaattaacaagtcttagaaaaatgtagttttggtttttttttaatttctcaaaaacgacaacacatttttgcatccggttttctgttttttcttacaaacaaataagagcattgaattttgaaatcttatgtcgttttcgattggccgtccggaagcgtccggaagcattcagaagccttctgaaagcgttttattcacaaaaacatGACAGCttaaacgcttctcagaagtaaaattctcttcttgatttcaaatcagaatcgactcaaaattacttatacatagaaaataaatgtcaaacaaaattttctcgtacaaaattaaatttttttatttgattattcactaACACCGATACAAACTTTTAGAATTGAGTGGaaacgattcaaactgttttattggatttcagaatgagtgaatccttgagtgaaaccaatcgaaaacgacattaaatagtacttaatcacatacaattttgaaaaaaaattaattcgcaactttaaaaacaaattgaaaattaattaatttttcaaaaactgttttctaaaacagctttatttaaaagcaaaataaaaaagagattttgggcTTAAAAAAGACGTCTAAcatgtttttgaagttataaccgttgatttttaataatcggccctagcgaggtattccgtcggagcggattttttccgattttctaCGAATCGGAGACTTTTTGCTACATTAAAATGTAagtaataaagaaaacaaagtattttagtaaaatttatttatttgttatggatttttgtgtttaggcaaaacgaaaaaacataagtataaaCAAAAAGATCACCAAAAATTGTGGATAAATTGGGAAGATCTGCCCAATCAGTTGAATTGCATTGGACCACGACAAAGGGATGTTGGTGAATGGAAAAAAGGATGTTCTTGACTATACATAAGtccaacataaaataaaaatttcgaaaacagAAAAGAAATCGCGGGCACTGGCGGGCGGGGGGCCTTACCGTTCGCGTACACTAAAACCGATTTATCGGCCGACATCGGGTCGGAACTACTCGGACGACTTTCTCGGACGATCGTCTGCATACACAGCTTCCGATACAGGACGGCGCTACCGGTCTGTAGTCTGACTTTGTGAAACTTGAAGTGCatataattattgttttcaatggaatattttgaagaaatttatatttttgaaagttcataCCGCCAATTTTGGCAAAGAAAAGGCATTTAGCAAAATCTCTATATAAATCAACCCGACAACGGACGAAAAATCCAAACAAGTTCGGATTATGACGGTTGATCGGTTATTATCGGGCGTCATCGTACGTCAACGGACGATGTCGCTTTAAGTGGTGTACGcactctcttttttttctatgtgcTTGGTTCTATCGGCCGAGTTCGGCGGACAACGCCCGAGCATACTTCGGCCGATGACGGATTTGGTGTACGCGAGCCGTTAC includes the following:
- the LOC129914478 gene encoding uncharacterized protein LOC129914478, whose translation is MDNPTENEITCYKIIHNDHLPSSQELFEIENSTISAEQSFPIHEEYKLPIARSQFVSDTKTFTDEILEDLRKSRMRARHISEKKKLFLKQSQLLLGNLKKRRKAFNERSNKFIVEARRHLLMLNEECEMIAEEAYEVTIDLNEILDSMRK